The DNA region CAATGGATGGGGACACCTCCTGGCCGACGAGTTCGTCCTCTCGGACACGGAAGCACTGCCACGCATGGAGGAGCATGACTGGCTGGACTCGGGCAAGGACTACTACGCCACCGTGTCCTTCAACAACACCCCCGACGGCAAGCGCGTGATGCTCGGCTGGATGAACAACTGGGACTACGGCCAGGCCACTCCCACTACAACCTGGCGGGGAACGATGGCGCTGCCGCGGGAAGTTGTGCTCACCCAGATGCCGAAGGGACCGCGGCTCCGCCAGAAGGCAGTGACGCAAACGGACACCCTGAAAAACACCGCCGCCACCTACACCGCGCCGGCGCAGGACATCCAGCCCGGCACGGTCAACCTTCCCATCTCCGGGGATGTGGTGCAGATCGATGCCGAGTTCTCCCCCGGCACGGCATCCTCCTTCGGCCTGAAAGTCCTGGGCAACGGCACGGAAGCAACGCGGATCGGATATATGCCGTCAACCCGTCGTGCCTTCATCGACAGAACCAACTCAGGCAACGAGGGCTTCCATCCGGCCTTCGCCTCGGTGGACGATGCTCCCGTGCAGCTTGCCAACGGCAGGCTCCGCCTACGGATCTACGTGGACCGGGCATCCGTGGAAGTCTTTGCCCAAGACGGGCTGGCGACTCTGACGGACCAGGTCTTTCCCGCCGCCGGTGCCCAGTCCATCTCACTGTTCTCGGAAGGGGGAACCGCCCGGGTGGAGAGTCTCAGTGTCACTCCGTTGAACAAGGCCATGTGGTGACGCGGAAACTGCAGCGGGGGATCCGAAAACATAGCGACCACTAACCCTTGGGTCCCGTTCTTCCTGACTGCGTTTCCCGAACGCCGTCTTCCGGACTCCCGGCAGGAAGAACGGGGCCCTTCGCCTTCGGTTGCCTGCCCGTCTGTAAACTGGCGGAGGCTACGCGAAACGTTCGCGTAAACGATTCACCGAGGGCGGCAACGATGACGACGATGGTAAAAGTGGCACAGCTTGCCGGCGTTTCAATCTCCACTGTTTCCTACGTCCTGAACGGAACCAGGCATGTAAGTGATGAGACACGGCAGCGGGTACTGAAGGCCATCGAGGAAACCTCATACCGGCAGGACGCACTGGCCCGCGCCATGCGGCGCTCAAGGACGGACAGCATCGGTCTCATTGTCTCCGACGGTGGGGAGCCGGCCTTCGCCGAGATGATCCGCGGCGTGGAAGAGACCGCTGCCAGCCAGGGCATCACCCTGCTACTGGCCAATTCCGCTGAAGACCCGAAACGTGAGGCGCGCGCAGTCGAAGCCCTCCTTGGACGCAGGGTCGACGGCCTCATCCTGGCACGTGCGGCGGGCTCCGGTCCTGAGGCCCTCTCCGAATTCGCCAATTCCAATACGCCCCTGGTGCTGATGGACAGGCTTTCCGCTGACCCGTACGACCAGGTGGGAGTTGAAAACCGCGAGCCCACTATGGAGCTTGTGGAACACCTGGTGGCGCAGGGCCACGAACGGATTTTGCTGATCGCCGGGGACACCAGGGTTGCCACCCTGCAGGAACGGCACGATGCCTTCGCCGAAGCCATGGCCGCGGCCGGCATCGCGCCATCGGACCAGCTAACAGTCATAGCTTTCGAACCTGCAGAAACTGACGCCGGCATCGAGGCAGCGCTGTCCGCAGCCGAGCCTCCTACCGCCGTGATCGCCTGCAGCACCGTCTTAGCTGCAGCCGCACTGCGGCGCATCCAGCAGCGCGGGCTCCGGATGCCGGAGGACATTGCCTTCGCCACCTTCGACGGCTTTGCCTACGCCGACCTGTTCGAGCCCCAGCTCACCACCGTCCGTCAGCCTGCATTCCAGGTAGGCGCCACAGCGGCCGAACTGCTAAGCAAGAGGATCGCCGACAAATCAGGCAAACCCTCGGTAGTCCGCCTGGCCCCCACAATCGAATACCGGGCCTCCACCGCCCCGCGGCCGGCCACCTAAGA from Arthrobacter pascens includes:
- a CDS encoding glycoside hydrolase family 32 protein — its product is MVLGSVPAKPRSTETTVNLIVNGQTVRTATGTDSEHLDWTAWDVKEFRGSQATIKLVDNNRNGWGHLLADEFVLSDTEALPRMEEHDWLDSGKDYYATVSFNNTPDGKRVMLGWMNNWDYGQATPTTTWRGTMALPREVVLTQMPKGPRLRQKAVTQTDTLKNTAATYTAPAQDIQPGTVNLPISGDVVQIDAEFSPGTASSFGLKVLGNGTEATRIGYMPSTRRAFIDRTNSGNEGFHPAFASVDDAPVQLANGRLRLRIYVDRASVEVFAQDGLATLTDQVFPAAGAQSISLFSEGGTARVESLSVTPLNKAMW
- a CDS encoding LacI family DNA-binding transcriptional regulator, translated to MTTMVKVAQLAGVSISTVSYVLNGTRHVSDETRQRVLKAIEETSYRQDALARAMRRSRTDSIGLIVSDGGEPAFAEMIRGVEETAASQGITLLLANSAEDPKREARAVEALLGRRVDGLILARAAGSGPEALSEFANSNTPLVLMDRLSADPYDQVGVENREPTMELVEHLVAQGHERILLIAGDTRVATLQERHDAFAEAMAAAGIAPSDQLTVIAFEPAETDAGIEAALSAAEPPTAVIACSTVLAAAALRRIQQRGLRMPEDIAFATFDGFAYADLFEPQLTTVRQPAFQVGATAAELLSKRIADKSGKPSVVRLAPTIEYRASTAPRPAT